The following coding sequences lie in one Myxococcales bacterium genomic window:
- a CDS encoding IPT/TIG domain-containing protein: MMRIALLLSIGLLGSSCASEKEPSVQGVEPEKGPIDAEQPVKILGRNFRTDVGYTVYFGNVRSPSVTILNDQTIIAEAPMEQDPKTVDVTVYSDDGAAFRIKRGYRFEVPTRGSSARPQPKARY; encoded by the coding sequence ATGATGAGAATTGCCCTGCTGTTATCGATAGGTCTTTTGGGGAGCTCGTGCGCTTCGGAAAAAGAGCCTTCCGTGCAAGGTGTTGAGCCCGAAAAAGGACCGATCGATGCAGAGCAACCGGTCAAGATTTTGGGGCGTAACTTCCGTACCGATGTGGGATACACTGTGTATTTTGGGAACGTGCGGTCGCCATCGGTGACGATTCTCAACGATCAAACCATCATAGCCGAGGCCCCGATGGAGCAGGATCCAAAAACAGTCGATGTGACGGTGTACTCGGATGATGGGGCGGCTTTTCGCATCAAGCGAGGCTACCGCTTTGAGGTTCCTACCAGAGGCTCTAGCGCTCGCCCTCAACCTAAGGCGCGGTACTAG
- a CDS encoding response regulator produces the protein MKLLIVDPDVRAAKLLAEGLRGVGYETTVLSSAEEVQGHIGYAQPDLILSEIRLPGMSGFDLLQELRKRDELAHLAFVFLSTESFIDSKIHGLELQADDYIRKTDRAMDLVGPIEQVLERKRHEKLKADFLRAKESASGSLDATSLVDLLRAIEASEKSGVLTVSSKYDQGVIYFRGGEIIDASAGLLRGAEAVYRLFLAKTGSYLVQFRKVRRANRMGASISYLIKEGLARAEIWRALEAQLPSLDAVVGIDAECLARTLADLPDQANRTLKLLDGKRTIMQLLNEGPEDDLMTLQSLVTLHEYGLLQILSHRPSTSDAFLGEKTLGWFPAAALPEPVKSISESPDAALFQENELDALTPSEAHIPTAEGSRAQESETSVPEPGPHPESPEPRDSQRPSRRRTFPIPLTLSRPEAQVPALSYTVADVREPPISAPGHGWKIIALLSTCLVIGILMWVGMRSQSPALPKEGYVLNRSLEPVSPELTDPRKDGSGDVRPDAPSRTIEQQTQDSTESLPKAAEEETTYKALVKQAMSLRYRNPERAIKMYHRALAIHDNDSSVLGELALLYYAKNDFDRTIEFAARAVTADASNSAAWLALGAARQAQNDKAGAREAYRLCTEHGHGPMVSECRRMIR, from the coding sequence GTGAAATTACTTATTGTTGATCCGGATGTGAGGGCAGCCAAACTGCTCGCCGAAGGGTTACGGGGTGTAGGGTATGAGACCACCGTGCTGTCCAGTGCCGAAGAGGTGCAGGGCCACATCGGCTATGCCCAACCTGACCTAATTCTTAGCGAAATTCGACTTCCGGGTATGAGCGGCTTTGATTTGCTGCAAGAGCTTCGCAAGCGGGATGAGCTTGCGCATCTCGCCTTCGTATTTTTGTCCACCGAGAGCTTCATCGACTCGAAGATCCATGGCCTCGAACTCCAAGCCGATGACTATATTAGAAAAACAGACCGCGCCATGGATCTTGTGGGCCCGATCGAGCAAGTCTTAGAGCGTAAACGCCACGAAAAACTGAAAGCTGATTTTTTACGCGCAAAGGAGTCCGCCTCGGGTTCCTTGGATGCGACATCCTTGGTGGATCTACTGCGCGCAATCGAGGCCTCTGAAAAGTCCGGTGTGCTTACCGTCAGTTCCAAATATGACCAAGGGGTCATCTATTTTCGTGGAGGCGAAATCATCGATGCGAGTGCCGGATTACTACGTGGCGCAGAAGCCGTCTATCGGCTGTTCCTCGCAAAGACCGGAAGTTACTTGGTCCAGTTTCGCAAGGTTCGTAGAGCGAACCGCATGGGCGCGTCCATTTCTTACCTGATCAAGGAAGGTTTGGCCCGCGCCGAAATCTGGCGCGCGCTCGAGGCACAACTGCCTAGCCTAGACGCGGTGGTCGGGATCGATGCCGAATGTTTGGCCCGCACATTGGCTGATCTGCCAGATCAGGCCAACCGCACGCTCAAGCTTCTCGACGGCAAGCGCACCATTATGCAGCTCCTCAACGAAGGCCCCGAAGATGACCTAATGACTTTGCAGTCGCTCGTCACATTACACGAGTATGGTCTGCTACAGATATTGTCCCATCGTCCCTCAACGTCGGATGCATTTCTGGGGGAAAAAACGCTGGGCTGGTTTCCAGCTGCCGCCCTACCTGAGCCCGTGAAAAGTATCAGCGAAAGCCCGGATGCAGCGCTCTTTCAAGAGAACGAACTTGACGCGCTTACGCCGTCGGAAGCGCATATCCCCACGGCGGAGGGTTCGCGTGCTCAAGAATCTGAGACCTCAGTCCCTGAGCCAGGGCCCCACCCTGAATCACCCGAGCCACGGGATTCACAAAGACCGTCCAGGCGTCGCACTTTTCCCATTCCATTGACGTTATCGCGCCCGGAAGCACAAGTGCCGGCTCTATCGTATACAGTAGCCGATGTCCGAGAGCCGCCCATTTCCGCGCCCGGGCATGGCTGGAAGATCATTGCGCTGCTTTCGACGTGCTTGGTAATAGGGATTTTAATGTGGGTGGGGATGAGGTCGCAGTCTCCCGCGTTACCCAAAGAAGGCTATGTGTTAAATCGGTCGCTTGAGCCCGTGTCTCCGGAGCTGACCGACCCTCGCAAAGATGGCTCGGGCGACGTACGACCCGATGCGCCCTCAAGAACAATCGAACAACAGACGCAGGACTCCACCGAATCACTGCCCAAAGCGGCCGAAGAAGAGACCACGTACAAGGCCCTCGTAAAGCAAGCCATGTCGCTGCGTTACCGAAATCCGGAGCGCGCTATCAAAATGTATCATCGCGCCCTGGCCATCCATGACAACGACAGCAGTGTATTGGGTGAGCTTGCGCTTCTTTACTACGCAAAGAACGATTTCGACCGCACCATTGAGTTTGCAGCGCGTGCAGTGACTGCAGATGCCAGCAATTCCGCGGCATGGCTAGCGTTGGGCGCAGCCCGACAAGCACAAAACGATAAAGCGGGCGCACGGGAGGCCTATCGGCTGTGTACAGAGCATGGCCACGGTCCAATGGTCAGTGAATGCCGCCGTATGATACGGTGA
- a CDS encoding thiolase family protein, whose product MHQAVILSAVRTPIGRYRGGLALARPDDLAACVLSAALERVPGSQKAVQEVCFGATNQAGEDNRNVGRMAALLAGLPFEVTGSTTNRLCGSGMDALVNVARGIRMGDFDVAVAGGVESMTRAPYVMLKAQEAFQRRSPELFDTTIGWRMSNPKLEARIPLESMGRTAENIVDKYGLSRESQDAFAHESHQRASTAWAQGIFNDEIVPVAIFSGTSTQASFDRDESVRHNSSLELLRALKPVFREQGSVTAGNSSPLNDGAAALLLSSEQWAQSHEIKPLARMVSWGVAGVDPSVMGLGPVPASTLALRRAGIGIQDLDLIELNEAFAAQALACLHELKLDASKVNVNGGAIALGHPIGCTGARIVVTLLHEMLRRRSRFGLATLCIGVGQGIATVIERL is encoded by the coding sequence ATGCATCAAGCAGTTATTCTCAGTGCCGTTCGCACACCCATTGGCCGCTATCGGGGTGGACTCGCGTTGGCTCGGCCAGATGATTTGGCTGCATGTGTGTTGAGTGCTGCCCTAGAACGGGTACCCGGATCCCAGAAAGCAGTGCAAGAGGTCTGCTTCGGTGCAACCAATCAAGCAGGAGAGGACAACCGCAATGTGGGGCGCATGGCAGCCTTGCTAGCCGGATTGCCGTTTGAAGTGACAGGCTCTACCACAAACCGGCTCTGCGGCTCCGGCATGGACGCTCTGGTGAATGTCGCGCGCGGGATCCGTATGGGCGATTTCGATGTAGCAGTGGCGGGCGGCGTTGAGTCCATGACTCGAGCTCCGTATGTCATGCTCAAGGCTCAGGAGGCTTTCCAGAGGCGGTCGCCAGAACTTTTCGATACAACGATCGGCTGGCGCATGAGCAATCCGAAGCTCGAGGCTAGGATTCCCTTAGAATCCATGGGACGAACCGCGGAGAACATTGTCGATAAGTATGGTCTTTCCCGCGAATCGCAAGACGCGTTTGCCCACGAAAGCCATCAGCGCGCATCAACAGCATGGGCCCAAGGTATATTTAACGATGAAATCGTTCCCGTGGCGATATTTAGCGGAACGTCGACTCAGGCTTCGTTCGATCGAGACGAAAGTGTACGCCACAATAGCTCCCTGGAACTCCTTCGCGCTCTCAAGCCAGTGTTCCGAGAACAAGGCTCGGTTACGGCCGGTAACTCATCGCCACTGAACGACGGCGCGGCAGCCCTGCTGCTCAGCTCGGAGCAATGGGCGCAGAGTCATGAAATCAAGCCCTTGGCACGCATGGTAAGCTGGGGCGTGGCTGGTGTGGATCCGAGCGTGATGGGGCTAGGGCCAGTTCCCGCCAGTACGCTGGCCCTCAGGCGCGCGGGGATTGGCATACAAGATCTTGATCTCATCGAACTCAATGAAGCATTTGCCGCTCAGGCCTTGGCATGCCTGCATGAACTCAAGCTCGATGCCTCAAAGGTCAATGTCAATGGCGGAGCCATAGCCCTGGGGCACCCTATTGGCTGCACAGGGGCGCGTATCGTTGTGACGTTGTTGCACGAAATGCTCCGGCGCAGATCGCGTTTCGGTTTGGCAACGCTATGCATTGGCGTTGGCCAAGGTATAGCCACCGTCATCGAGCGTCTATGA
- a CDS encoding N-acetyltransferase produces the protein MSALIHSTAVLDAHVHIGEGSRVWHFVHISEYAAVGKNCVIGQNVFIGKGVHIGNGVKIQNNVSVYSGVHIDDDVFLGPSCVFTNVLEPRAFVEQKEAFGQTHVERGATVGANATIVCGNRIGRYSMVAAGAVITRNVAPYALVMGVPGRQRGWVCRCGQKVEHAPEDLPDRCSVHSS, from the coding sequence ATGAGTGCACTTATTCATTCAACTGCTGTCCTCGACGCCCATGTACACATTGGAGAGGGCAGCCGTGTGTGGCATTTCGTTCACATCAGCGAGTATGCCGCGGTGGGTAAGAATTGTGTCATCGGGCAGAATGTTTTCATTGGCAAAGGGGTACATATAGGCAACGGAGTAAAAATCCAGAACAATGTGTCAGTGTATTCTGGCGTTCACATCGATGACGATGTGTTCTTAGGGCCAAGCTGTGTTTTTACAAACGTGCTTGAGCCGCGGGCCTTCGTAGAGCAAAAAGAAGCTTTTGGCCAAACACACGTCGAGCGCGGGGCGACCGTGGGGGCCAACGCCACGATCGTGTGTGGCAATCGCATTGGTCGGTATTCGATGGTGGCGGCCGGAGCCGTCATCACCCGCAATGTTGCCCCTTATGCCCTGGTGATGGGCGTTCCAGGACGCCAGAGGGGTTGGGTGTGTCGCTGTGGTCAGAAAGTCGAGCACGCCCCTGAAGATCTACCCGATCGATGTAGTGTTCATTCGTCGTAA
- a CDS encoding DegT/DnrJ/EryC1/StrS family aminotransferase — MPVPLLDLGAQHRSLSGELSEAFERVLQSGEFILGSEVTTFEAAVSQFLDVKHAIGVSSGSDALLAALMALHIGPGDEVVTSSFSFFATAGCIVRLGAKPVFIDIDPKTYNMDPSRLEAAITPRTKAIIPVHLYGQPCDMAAIDNVARSHGLAIVEDAAQAIGSRTEHGFVGSLGNFGCFSFFPSKNLGALGDGGLLTTNDDALAKHARILRAHGADPKYYHQHIGGNFRLDALQAAFLGVKLKHLYAWIEKRRACADRYDEMFRAARLDPDFLTIPHRQNASHVFHQYVIRTAHRARVIAQLQKDNIGHAIYYPLPLHMQPCFAHLDSAHLRLVHAEQASEQTLALPIYPELSEAQQTRVVESVVTALSG; from the coding sequence ATACCTGTCCCGCTCCTTGATCTCGGTGCGCAACATCGTTCCCTCTCGGGCGAGTTGAGTGAGGCATTTGAACGCGTATTGCAGTCGGGAGAATTCATTCTGGGCAGCGAAGTCACGACATTTGAAGCCGCTGTGTCGCAATTTTTGGACGTTAAACATGCCATTGGTGTCTCAAGTGGTAGCGACGCCCTGTTAGCTGCGCTAATGGCGCTCCATATCGGGCCTGGCGATGAGGTGGTCACCTCGTCTTTTTCGTTTTTTGCCACCGCAGGCTGCATCGTGCGTTTGGGGGCGAAACCGGTCTTCATTGACATAGATCCCAAGACTTACAACATGGACCCCTCTCGACTTGAAGCCGCCATCACTCCGCGCACAAAGGCTATTATTCCGGTCCATTTATACGGACAGCCCTGTGATATGGCCGCCATTGACAACGTTGCCCGTTCGCACGGCTTGGCGATAGTCGAGGACGCAGCGCAAGCCATCGGCTCTCGGACCGAGCACGGTTTTGTGGGTTCATTGGGGAACTTTGGCTGTTTTTCTTTCTTTCCGTCCAAGAACTTGGGTGCTCTCGGAGATGGTGGTTTGCTAACCACGAACGATGATGCATTAGCCAAACATGCACGCATCTTACGTGCGCACGGAGCCGACCCCAAGTACTATCACCAGCACATTGGTGGCAATTTTCGGCTCGATGCCCTGCAAGCTGCTTTTTTGGGGGTGAAGCTCAAACACTTGTATGCGTGGATCGAAAAACGGCGTGCCTGTGCCGATCGCTACGATGAAATGTTTCGCGCGGCCAGGCTCGACCCAGACTTTTTGACCATCCCCCATCGGCAGAACGCTTCCCATGTATTTCATCAATACGTGATCCGCACTGCTCACCGTGCGCGCGTCATCGCACAATTGCAGAAGGACAATATCGGGCATGCCATTTACTATCCGTTACCGCTCCACATGCAACCGTGCTTTGCCCACTTAGACTCTGCGCATCTGCGCCTAGTCCATGCAGAGCAGGCCAGCGAACAGACGCTTGCCCTTCCCATCTATCCTGAGTTAAGCGAGGCCCAGCAGACCCGCGTGGTCGAAAGCGTCGTTACGGCGCTAAGCGGCTAA
- the tldD gene encoding metalloprotease TldD (responsible for the proteolytic maturation of the E. coli pMccB17 plasmid-encoded microcin B17, an exported protein that targets the essential topoisomerase II DNA gyrase; degrades the E. coli plasmid F-encoded CcdA): MTKRYSAPFSAGGSTPIDRQIAQELLNLALDQGGEYADLYFEYNISGSYGYDEGILKSAGRAASVGLGVRVMKGDATGYAYVENLSAEAMKHAAKTAAQIASSNKSITLPAWAPMTLAQRYLLESTLDIDGVEKRALLARADHAARDADPRVIQVQASLSEELKEILIATSDGKFVSDSQPLMRFGVNVIVEDRGLRRSGSSGGGGRRGIEYFSTKSPEWHATEAVRQALTMLEAREAPAGEFEVVLAPGDSGILLHEAVGHGLEADFNRKRTSNYTDQIGKEVASELCTVVDDATLMNSRGSINVDDEGNQPEAALLIEGGVLRGYMHDRHSSAFFHTSPSGNGRRESFTCPPMPRMTNTLLLNGPHDPEEIMRSVKYGIYAKRFGGGQVDISNGDFVFSLTESYLIENGTITAPLKDVNLIGNGPDVMRKVVMLGNDMQTSDGIWTCGKDGQSVPVGVGCPTTKIASVTVGGTQLEQGRSS, encoded by the coding sequence ATGACCAAACGCTATTCCGCTCCGTTTTCAGCCGGAGGCAGCACGCCTATAGACCGGCAAATTGCTCAAGAATTACTCAATCTTGCGCTCGATCAGGGAGGCGAATATGCCGACTTGTATTTCGAGTACAATATTTCCGGGAGCTACGGCTACGACGAAGGCATTCTAAAAAGCGCTGGGCGCGCGGCATCAGTGGGGCTCGGCGTCAGGGTCATGAAAGGAGATGCCACGGGCTATGCCTACGTCGAGAATTTGAGCGCTGAGGCCATGAAACACGCGGCCAAAACTGCCGCGCAGATAGCATCCAGCAACAAATCAATCACCTTGCCCGCCTGGGCACCTATGACACTTGCCCAACGCTATCTTTTAGAGAGTACGTTGGATATCGATGGCGTCGAAAAGCGCGCACTTTTGGCACGGGCAGATCATGCCGCGCGTGATGCGGATCCGCGTGTGATTCAGGTACAAGCTTCGCTATCTGAAGAGTTGAAGGAGATCCTAATCGCCACAAGCGACGGCAAATTTGTCTCGGACAGTCAGCCCCTGATGCGCTTCGGTGTCAATGTGATCGTCGAAGATCGTGGGCTTCGCCGTAGCGGCTCCTCCGGAGGCGGCGGCCGACGTGGTATTGAGTACTTCAGTACTAAGTCCCCCGAATGGCATGCCACAGAGGCTGTTCGGCAAGCGCTGACGATGCTTGAAGCGCGCGAAGCCCCCGCCGGAGAGTTCGAGGTCGTACTGGCGCCCGGCGATAGCGGGATTTTGTTACATGAAGCCGTTGGACACGGCTTGGAGGCCGATTTCAATCGCAAGCGCACCAGTAACTATACCGACCAGATCGGAAAGGAGGTCGCGAGCGAGCTCTGCACCGTTGTCGATGATGCCACTTTGATGAATTCACGCGGCAGCATCAACGTTGACGATGAGGGCAATCAGCCCGAAGCCGCCTTGCTCATCGAAGGGGGCGTCCTTAGAGGCTACATGCATGACCGGCATTCTTCCGCCTTTTTCCACACATCGCCTAGTGGCAATGGGCGACGGGAAAGTTTCACGTGCCCTCCGATGCCGCGTATGACCAACACATTGCTGCTCAACGGTCCCCACGATCCGGAAGAGATCATGCGCAGCGTTAAGTACGGGATCTATGCCAAACGTTTTGGCGGCGGCCAGGTGGATATTTCGAACGGTGATTTCGTCTTCTCCCTCACCGAATCGTACCTCATTGAAAATGGCACTATCACGGCTCCCCTCAAGGACGTCAACCTGATTGGGAATGGCCCTGATGTGATGCGCAAAGTGGTGATGTTGGGCAATGATATGCAAACTTCGGATGGCATTTGGACCTGCGGCAAGGACGGACAGTCCGTTCCCGTGGGCGTGGGCTGCCCCACCACAAAAATTGCCTCCGTTACTGTCGGCGGCACCCAGCTCGAACAAGGCAGAAGCTCATGA
- a CDS encoding TldD/PmbA family protein produces MMLGDRVTERALKAGADVAEASVHQSLHLSAKVRLKAPELVEEAGSRGVGLRVMCGQQVAVAHTSDLSDAGLDRFIEDAIELVRLTQPDRFSGPPDSALLSSMAEHQQLDLFDATIDGIDAEEGLHRAKAAEVAAFEYDPRVLNSEGSSFSRVSGGSAIVTSGGFRGFTQGTYASIVVNPVVDDTDGKKRSGYYFSSRRHLSDMECEREVGREASRRTLAKLGSRRVPTQHAPVVFDPDTARSMLSLFAGCINGSAIWRRASYLADREASVVASELVTIVDDPFIPRGPGSRAYDGEGLLSRRNIIVEGGVLKTYLLDSYSARKLNKASTASASRSASGGIGPSTSNFMLKPGDMTAEDLLASTAKGLYVTDMMGFGFNAVTGDFSRGASGFWIENGEKAHPVSEVTISLNLDQILKRIDAVANDLHMDSSIMSPTFRVSEMTIAGHAHS; encoded by the coding sequence TTGATGCTCGGCGATAGGGTGACCGAACGAGCCCTAAAGGCTGGAGCCGATGTTGCAGAAGCAAGCGTACATCAAAGCCTGCATCTCTCTGCCAAAGTTCGACTAAAAGCGCCTGAGCTTGTGGAAGAAGCGGGGTCCCGCGGCGTGGGACTTCGGGTGATGTGCGGCCAGCAAGTGGCCGTCGCTCATACCAGCGATCTCAGTGATGCGGGCTTAGACCGTTTTATCGAGGATGCCATTGAACTCGTCAGACTCACCCAGCCGGATCGTTTCTCAGGCCCGCCTGATTCCGCACTGCTCTCTTCGATGGCTGAGCACCAGCAGCTCGACCTTTTCGATGCAACCATTGATGGCATCGATGCAGAGGAGGGGCTGCACCGAGCTAAGGCCGCCGAAGTAGCTGCATTTGAGTACGACCCTCGCGTACTCAACAGCGAGGGCAGTTCGTTTAGCCGTGTCAGCGGCGGTTCTGCTATCGTCACTAGCGGCGGATTTCGAGGATTTACCCAAGGCACTTATGCATCCATCGTGGTGAACCCTGTGGTCGATGATACCGATGGCAAAAAGCGCAGTGGCTACTACTTTAGCTCGCGCCGGCATCTTTCGGACATGGAATGTGAGCGCGAAGTCGGCCGAGAAGCCAGCCGCCGCACGCTTGCCAAGTTAGGCTCGCGTAGGGTCCCCACCCAACATGCGCCAGTCGTGTTTGATCCCGATACCGCCCGCTCCATGCTGAGTCTATTTGCTGGTTGTATCAATGGTAGCGCCATTTGGCGTCGTGCTAGCTATTTGGCGGACCGCGAGGCGAGCGTTGTCGCGAGCGAGCTGGTCACGATAGTGGACGACCCTTTTATTCCGCGCGGGCCAGGGTCTCGGGCTTACGATGGCGAAGGACTCCTATCTCGGCGTAACATCATTGTCGAAGGCGGCGTGCTCAAAACCTATCTATTGGACAGTTACTCGGCCCGTAAGCTGAACAAAGCAAGCACCGCGAGCGCGTCCCGCAGCGCCTCTGGAGGCATCGGTCCCTCCACCTCCAATTTTATGCTGAAGCCGGGCGACATGACAGCCGAAGATTTACTTGCCTCGACCGCGAAAGGACTTTACGTAACGGATATGATGGGATTTGGATTCAATGCGGTCACCGGAGACTTCAGCCGCGGCGCGTCGGGATTTTGGATTGAAAACGGAGAAAAAGCCCATCCTGTATCCGAGGTCACAATTTCCTTAAACCTCGACCAAATACTCAAACGCATCGATGCCGTCGCAAACGATCTGCACATGGATTCGTCGATTATGTCTCCGACATTTCGTGTCAGCGAAATGACCATTGCCGGGCACGCTCACTCTTAG
- a CDS encoding SDR family oxidoreductase, which translates to MDADSGVTFLTGFPDSFLARSVLRTLLENHPRETFVCLIHPHQQSRAEHEISTIPEAKARVHMVQGETFAMDFGLSGRHYLELANTVTRIHHCAATTFLGASKSEAKTGNLLATREVLEFAEVSPRLERLVHWSSALVSGKRCGVVREDELDGSSGFRNVIEETRFRAERIIKQAGKTLPVTILRPAIIAGDSQTGELDNTQGLFLLMRLMLSAPGELRIPLPALGDVRLNLAPMDYVVSAGCYLASLDAARGLTLHVVDPDPPSSRVVFELLSNATGHGLMRDSLAGSVLGIVLQAPGMQRLAPVPRAFLQQALTDVTYDARHASALLEGSGISCPPLDSYVHTFAQYVRGQPQSHRPPGPLPILNSKSERARQWSFR; encoded by the coding sequence ATGGACGCTGACTCGGGCGTAACATTTCTCACGGGATTTCCAGATAGTTTCTTGGCGCGTTCTGTTTTGCGAACTCTGCTTGAGAATCATCCTCGGGAAACATTCGTGTGCTTGATTCACCCGCACCAACAATCAAGGGCGGAGCACGAGATCAGTACGATTCCCGAGGCCAAGGCACGCGTTCACATGGTACAGGGTGAGACATTTGCCATGGATTTTGGACTTTCTGGACGCCACTATCTTGAGTTGGCCAATACCGTGACCCGCATTCATCATTGTGCTGCCACCACGTTTTTAGGGGCCTCGAAGAGTGAGGCGAAAACAGGCAATCTCCTAGCAACGCGGGAAGTTCTGGAATTTGCGGAGGTGTCGCCGCGTCTTGAGCGGCTGGTGCACTGGTCGTCGGCTCTGGTATCGGGCAAGCGATGCGGCGTGGTTCGAGAGGACGAGCTCGATGGAAGTAGCGGGTTTCGCAATGTCATCGAAGAAACGCGTTTTCGTGCGGAACGCATCATCAAACAGGCCGGAAAAACGCTGCCAGTCACTATCTTGCGCCCGGCGATTATTGCGGGAGATTCCCAAACGGGGGAACTCGATAACACCCAGGGCTTGTTTCTCTTGATGCGTCTCATGTTGAGCGCGCCGGGAGAGCTACGCATTCCTCTGCCTGCGTTGGGAGATGTCCGTCTCAACTTGGCTCCGATGGACTATGTGGTAAGCGCGGGGTGCTATCTCGCATCGTTAGATGCCGCTCGGGGGCTCACCTTGCATGTGGTCGATCCCGACCCTCCTTCGTCCCGCGTAGTATTCGAGCTTTTGTCAAACGCGACTGGGCACGGGCTTATGAGAGACTCGCTTGCCGGGAGCGTGTTAGGCATTGTTCTTCAGGCGCCCGGAATGCAGCGCCTTGCGCCCGTACCTCGCGCGTTTTTGCAACAAGCGTTGACAGACGTCACCTATGATGCACGTCATGCTAGCGCCTTACTTGAGGGAAGTGGCATAAGTTGCCCACCTTTGGATAGTTACGTGCACACTTTTGCGCAATATGTGCGTGGGCAGCCTCAATCTCATAGGCCACCCGGCCCACTGCCGATACTGAATTCTAAGAGTGAGCGTGCCCGGCAATGGTCATTTCGCTGA
- a CDS encoding dephospho-CoA kinase, which yields MTLVIGLTGGIASGKSAAAGFFRELGVPVIDADVLAHEVMAPNGAAHAELVKVFGPRVLGTRGQINRAWLAEGVFGDPDLRARLNSIVHPEVAKLSRDRLAEVMGPTVPYVLYEAALLLETGRYEDFDALVIVDSSAEEQASRLSLRDTLSREQVEARIGAQYSREDKLAAADHVIHNHGTLLELREQVSMLHQILLQLSVQEERNGR from the coding sequence GTGACTCTGGTGATTGGTCTCACGGGCGGCATTGCGTCTGGCAAAAGTGCGGCGGCGGGATTTTTTCGAGAGCTCGGAGTCCCGGTGATAGATGCGGATGTGTTGGCTCATGAGGTGATGGCGCCAAACGGCGCAGCCCACGCGGAGCTCGTAAAAGTTTTTGGACCTCGTGTGCTGGGCACGCGTGGCCAGATAAATCGCGCATGGCTTGCTGAGGGCGTTTTTGGGGATCCTGACTTGCGCGCGCGCCTCAACAGTATTGTGCATCCCGAAGTGGCGAAGCTCAGTCGAGACCGGCTAGCCGAAGTCATGGGCCCGACCGTTCCATATGTACTCTACGAGGCCGCGCTACTGCTCGAGACAGGACGATATGAAGATTTTGACGCATTGGTGATCGTCGACAGCAGCGCGGAAGAACAAGCGAGTCGACTTAGCCTTCGGGATACGCTAAGCCGTGAGCAGGTCGAGGCGCGTATCGGCGCACAATATTCGAGAGAGGACAAACTGGCTGCTGCTGACCATGTGATCCATAATCATGGGACGCTTTTAGAGCTGCGAGAGCAGGTAAGTATGCTTCATCAGATATTGCTTCAACTTTCGGTTCAAGAGGAGCGCAATGGACGCTGA